One Thalassotalea hakodatensis DNA segment encodes these proteins:
- a CDS encoding DUF350 domain-containing protein, translating to MNTLLENIGLNADLLIYLAIDISIAILLLGFMKFISGISAQVNATDELSKEDNFAFGISVAGSVAALGIVLTGAITGENAESYAMEAIGMLSYGLLGLILIKIGRVIHDRLALNQINKTEQIKARNVTVGIVDAAGAIATAIIIRAVLLWVHGLDVSTFIAIVSGFVVSQAMLVLVTRIKEKQYAKNNQRDSMQEAFANGQDALAIRYAGQVISTALAVTAASYFLVYSPDTLFETLVGWFVFSILMTLLVALLTAIAKRLILWGINLVEEVDQQHNIGVASVEMAISISIALILTALMA from the coding sequence ATGAATACCTTACTTGAAAATATTGGCCTCAATGCAGACCTGCTAATCTATCTTGCGATTGATATATCTATTGCAATTCTTTTACTTGGTTTTATGAAGTTTATTTCTGGTATTTCTGCCCAAGTAAATGCAACAGATGAGCTTTCAAAAGAAGATAACTTTGCTTTTGGTATCAGTGTCGCTGGCAGTGTCGCTGCATTAGGCATTGTTTTAACAGGAGCCATTACAGGCGAAAATGCAGAAAGCTATGCGATGGAAGCAATTGGAATGCTTTCTTATGGTTTATTAGGGTTAATTTTAATTAAAATCGGCCGAGTGATTCACGATCGTTTAGCGCTCAACCAAATCAACAAAACAGAACAAATTAAAGCACGTAACGTAACTGTGGGTATTGTTGATGCTGCTGGTGCAATAGCAACAGCCATTATTATTCGCGCAGTATTGCTTTGGGTACATGGATTAGATGTCAGTACTTTTATTGCTATCGTATCAGGCTTTGTAGTATCTCAAGCAATGCTAGTTCTTGTAACACGCATAAAAGAAAAGCAGTACGCAAAAAATAACCAACGAGATAGCATGCAAGAAGCTTTTGCAAACGGCCAAGACGCGTTAGCCATCCGTTATGCCGGCCAAGTTATTAGTACAGCTTTAGCAGTAACAGCAGCGAGTTACTTTTTAGTTTACAGCCCAGATACCCTGTTTGAAACATTAGTGGGTTGGTTTGTATTCAGTATACTCATGACCTTATTGGTGGCGTTATTAACCGCTATTGCTAAACGATTAATACTATGGGGAATTAACTTAGTTGAAGAAGTAGACCAACAGCATAATATTGGCGTAGCAAGCGTTGAAATGGCGATCAGTATTTCTATCGCGTTAATCTTAACGGCATTAATGGCGTAA
- the lpxL gene encoding LpxL/LpxP family Kdo(2)-lipid IV(A) lauroyl/palmitoleoyl acyltransferase has translation MSKNKVLQPNFKLAFFLPKYWLTWLGVIILYSISWLPYRVQLVLGRGIGKLLFKIGGKRRNVAKRNIQLCFPDMSEEKVNSLLRKNFENTGIALLETGMGWWWPDWRVKRKVQVKGLEHLAQAHQQGKGVLLLAMHYLSAEINCRGIGTGHPMVVFYRPHNNQLMEFFQYRGRGRSNKYMLGKRDVKGLLKALNDGETCVYLPDQDYGRKRSLFVPLFAVPDAATTTGTLIFARNKNTQSHMLIPTRNEDGSGYTIEITPQLENFPTSDDRADVIRINQELEKAILQKPEQYMWLHRRFKTRPDENAPSLYK, from the coding sequence GTGAGTAAAAACAAAGTTTTACAACCCAATTTTAAGTTAGCGTTTTTCCTGCCGAAGTATTGGCTCACTTGGCTTGGCGTGATTATTCTATATAGCATCTCTTGGCTTCCTTACCGAGTACAATTAGTACTAGGGCGCGGTATCGGCAAACTGTTATTTAAAATTGGTGGTAAGCGACGCAATGTTGCTAAACGCAATATACAATTGTGCTTTCCTGACATGTCTGAAGAGAAAGTCAACTCACTTTTACGTAAGAACTTTGAAAATACGGGTATTGCTTTGCTTGAAACAGGCATGGGTTGGTGGTGGCCTGACTGGCGAGTAAAGCGAAAAGTACAAGTGAAAGGGCTTGAGCATCTTGCACAAGCACACCAACAAGGTAAAGGTGTATTGTTATTGGCTATGCACTATTTAAGCGCAGAGATAAATTGTCGAGGTATTGGCACTGGGCACCCTATGGTGGTGTTTTATCGCCCGCATAACAATCAACTCATGGAGTTTTTTCAATACCGTGGTCGAGGTCGTTCAAACAAGTATATGTTGGGAAAACGCGATGTTAAAGGGTTACTCAAAGCGCTTAACGATGGTGAAACATGTGTTTACTTACCCGATCAAGATTATGGAAGAAAACGTAGTTTATTTGTACCTCTTTTCGCCGTACCTGATGCAGCCACAACAACGGGGACACTTATTTTTGCGCGCAATAAAAACACGCAATCTCATATGCTAATACCCACACGTAATGAGGATGGCAGCGGTTATACCATTGAAATTACACCACAGCTTGAAAATTTCCCAACAAGCGATGATAGGGCCGACGTGATTCGCATAAACCAGGAGCTTGAAAAAGCAATATTGCAAAAGCCGGAGCAGTACATGTGGTTACATCGTAGGTTTAAAACCCGTCCTGATGAAAACGCTCCGTCATTGTATAAGTAG
- a CDS encoding YqiA/YcfP family alpha/beta fold hydrolase → MTKHLLYLHGFNSSSQSEKAILTKQYIHDKNIDVIFHCPQISSSPLAAIAQCEAILASEPNEQWVLMGSSLGGYFATYLAEKYGYSAVLINPAVKPYELLHDYIGEQKNPYTGETYDVTEQHMHELRDLYHKKISINRYMMMVQTGDEVLDYRQAVEKYQGNRLIVQANGDHSFVDYQKMLPEIMVFLSLQ, encoded by the coding sequence ATGACTAAACACCTTTTATATTTACATGGCTTTAATTCGTCGTCTCAATCAGAAAAAGCAATATTAACGAAACAATATATTCATGATAAAAACATTGATGTTATTTTTCATTGTCCACAAATTTCGAGCTCACCTTTAGCCGCTATTGCGCAATGTGAAGCAATATTAGCGAGTGAACCGAATGAACAATGGGTATTGATGGGGTCATCATTAGGTGGTTATTTTGCTACTTACTTAGCGGAAAAGTACGGTTATTCTGCCGTATTAATTAATCCTGCGGTGAAGCCTTATGAGTTGCTTCATGATTATATTGGTGAGCAAAAGAACCCATATACAGGTGAGACTTATGATGTGACTGAACAACATATGCATGAATTACGCGATCTTTATCACAAAAAAATATCAATAAATCGTTATATGATGATGGTACAAACAGGTGATGAAGTGTTAGATTATCGTCAAGCAGTAGAAAAATATCAGGGTAATCGTTTAATTGTGCAAGCAAACGGCGATCACAGTTTTGTTGATTATCAAAAAATGTTACCTGAAATAATGGTATTCTTGTCTCTGCAATAA
- a CDS encoding DUF1249 domain-containing protein, with translation MLLLRLLAGKEQQGEFRHFFISDFLSFALTVNEVTRYTSLVTIKQEATINGVDLSAFLRPKMVIRLYHDARMAEVVSNQDVRQIKPRYDYPNKRMHLPDEKEQINQFLTEWLQLSLQLGQSHVALL, from the coding sequence ATGCTGCTTTTAAGGTTGCTTGCTGGTAAAGAGCAGCAAGGTGAGTTTCGGCATTTTTTTATTTCTGATTTTCTCTCATTTGCGTTAACGGTAAATGAAGTGACTCGCTACACTTCCTTAGTGACAATAAAACAAGAAGCAACAATCAACGGTGTTGATTTATCAGCATTTTTACGTCCTAAAATGGTCATTCGCTTATACCATGATGCCCGCATGGCTGAAGTAGTGTCTAATCAAGATGTGCGACAAATTAAGCCACGATATGACTACCCAAATAAGCGTATGCACTTGCCTGATGAGAAAGAGCAAATAAATCAGTTTTTGACTGAATGGTTGCAATTAAGTTTACAATTGGGTCAAAGTCATGTTGCTTTGTTATAA
- a CDS encoding NUDIX domain-containing protein: MKQKFTSPPILGYTQNDYTLHNKETLYQGFFKVDGYHVSHKKYDGSVSEVISREVFEREDAVVVIPYDPALDQVILIEQFRAGAIRYGGNPWLLEFVAGMFEKHESPIDVAIREAKEEANIDIAPENMQKVMTYLSSPGGMSEAMHVYLAKVSSENIGGVFGLDEEHEDILVHVIKREQAMALLSEGKITNAATIIGLQWLALNYQTL, encoded by the coding sequence ATGAAACAAAAATTTACATCACCACCGATATTAGGTTATACGCAAAACGATTATACATTACATAACAAAGAAACATTATATCAAGGTTTTTTTAAGGTTGATGGTTATCACGTTAGCCATAAAAAATATGATGGTAGTGTCAGCGAAGTAATTAGTAGAGAGGTATTTGAACGTGAAGATGCTGTGGTTGTCATTCCTTATGATCCAGCATTAGACCAGGTTATTTTGATTGAACAATTTAGAGCAGGGGCTATTCGATACGGTGGTAACCCTTGGTTGCTAGAATTTGTTGCTGGTATGTTTGAAAAGCATGAATCTCCGATTGATGTTGCAATACGTGAGGCCAAAGAAGAGGCAAATATTGATATTGCACCAGAAAACATGCAAAAAGTGATGACGTATCTTTCGAGTCCTGGCGGCATGAGTGAGGCGATGCATGTCTATTTGGCTAAAGTAAGCAGTGAAAATATTGGAGGGGTTTTTGGCTTAGATGAAGAACACGAAGATATACTCGTGCATGTGATAAAAAGGGAGCAAGCAATGGCTTTACTTTCGGAAGGAAAAATCACTAATGCTGCAACGATAATTGGGTTACAATGGCTAGCCTTAAACTATCAAACTTTGTAA
- a CDS encoding metallophosphoesterase codes for MTVSFAQISDCHLFADRQTCHHGANVYDNLVKVLTDIKNNQNIDFIVFTGDLTQDHSDGAYQLFTEAIKRYGPDKPIYYLAGNHDEPDKFCQFFTDDVFSHEKTIDLPHWQIQLINTKSATPAGVFSAEEAARLAKSITPEKYQCILMHHHPKHVGYFIDKHPLINDAFFNQFLAKYDNIQAVACGHVHNAMTLSLDVNDMPLFTCPATSIQFDKTADTVVNSHLPAGFRLFTIDQNNVLTTQAVFLS; via the coding sequence TTGACTGTATCGTTCGCGCAAATTTCAGATTGTCATTTGTTCGCTGACCGTCAAACTTGTCATCATGGCGCGAATGTTTATGACAATTTAGTGAAGGTGTTAACCGATATAAAAAACAATCAAAATATTGATTTTATTGTGTTTACTGGTGATTTAACCCAAGATCATTCCGATGGCGCCTATCAACTTTTCACTGAAGCAATTAAACGATATGGGCCGGATAAACCTATCTATTATTTAGCGGGTAATCATGATGAACCAGATAAGTTCTGCCAATTTTTTACTGATGACGTATTTAGTCATGAAAAAACGATTGATTTGCCGCACTGGCAAATACAATTGATAAACACTAAAAGTGCTACGCCTGCTGGGGTATTTAGTGCTGAAGAAGCAGCTCGGTTAGCCAAGAGTATTACCCCTGAAAAGTATCAATGTATTTTAATGCATCATCACCCAAAGCACGTGGGTTACTTTATTGACAAACACCCATTAATAAATGATGCGTTTTTTAATCAATTTCTGGCTAAATATGATAATATTCAGGCGGTTGCATGTGGTCATGTGCACAATGCCATGACATTATCGCTAGACGTTAATGACATGCCCTTATTTACCTGTCCTGCGACATCAATTCAATTCGATAAAACAGCTGATACGGTAGTAAACAGTCACTTACCGGCTGGATTTCGGCTATTTACAATCGATCAAAACAATGTGCTAACGACTCAAGCGGTATTCTTATCTTAA
- the hldE gene encoding bifunctional D-glycero-beta-D-manno-heptose-7-phosphate kinase/D-glycero-beta-D-manno-heptose 1-phosphate adenylyltransferase HldE: MKVDIPAFNKARVLVVGDVMLDRYWYGPTQRISPEAPVPVVNINQDEDRPGGAANVALNIASMGGKVSLMGITGQDEAAQSIETRLSAMNIDCFFAKDASIPTITKLRVMSRNQQLMRLDFEQSLAAVNKIELLQQVEAVVAEHDVLLLSDYAKGTLSDVEHLIAVAKKYNVPVVVDPKGSDFTKYQGATMLTPNMAEFEAIVGTCKDEADIVAKGQTLLQSLNLDAMLVTRSEHGMTLLRQNHEEFHLPTQAKEVYDVTGAGDTVIATLALALAADADLPQASALANIAAGIVVGKLGTSTVSEAELLNAVLSGQESGFGVVTEGQLKIAVELAKARGEKIVMTNGCFDLLHAGHVSYLTHAAELGERLIVAVNDDSSVKRLKGEGRPVNPVDRRMAVLSGLASVDWVVPFSEDTPQRLIANILPNILVKGGDYKVEEIAGGEDVIAAGGQVKVLNFEQGISTTEIINTIRLED, encoded by the coding sequence ATGAAAGTAGATATTCCCGCTTTTAACAAAGCACGTGTTTTAGTTGTTGGCGATGTTATGCTTGATCGCTATTGGTATGGGCCTACACAGCGTATTTCGCCTGAAGCTCCAGTTCCTGTTGTTAATATCAATCAAGATGAAGACAGACCTGGTGGTGCCGCTAATGTGGCACTGAATATTGCATCAATGGGCGGTAAAGTCTCTCTTATGGGAATTACAGGGCAAGATGAAGCAGCGCAATCTATTGAAACGCGCTTATCGGCAATGAATATAGACTGTTTTTTTGCTAAAGATGCCAGCATCCCTACTATCACTAAACTGCGTGTGATGAGTCGAAATCAGCAATTAATGCGATTAGATTTTGAACAGTCATTGGCCGCGGTTAATAAAATAGAATTATTACAACAAGTAGAAGCAGTTGTTGCAGAGCATGATGTATTACTACTTTCCGATTATGCCAAAGGTACATTAAGTGATGTTGAACACCTTATTGCTGTGGCAAAAAAATACAATGTTCCTGTTGTGGTTGACCCTAAAGGTAGTGATTTTACCAAATACCAAGGTGCAACCATGCTTACACCTAACATGGCTGAATTTGAAGCGATTGTAGGTACTTGTAAAGATGAAGCTGACATTGTTGCTAAAGGACAAACCTTACTACAATCGTTAAATCTAGATGCTATGTTAGTCACACGCAGTGAACACGGCATGACATTACTCCGTCAAAACCATGAAGAATTTCATTTACCTACTCAGGCGAAAGAGGTTTATGACGTAACTGGCGCAGGTGATACTGTAATAGCAACGTTAGCGCTGGCACTAGCTGCTGATGCTGATTTACCCCAAGCGAGTGCACTAGCTAATATTGCTGCAGGTATTGTTGTTGGCAAGTTGGGAACTTCCACCGTAAGTGAAGCTGAATTATTAAATGCAGTTTTATCTGGTCAAGAAAGCGGTTTTGGTGTTGTAACTGAAGGTCAGTTAAAAATAGCAGTAGAGTTGGCTAAAGCCCGTGGTGAAAAAATTGTGATGACCAATGGCTGTTTTGATTTACTGCACGCTGGCCATGTTTCATATTTAACCCATGCAGCTGAATTAGGCGAAAGACTCATTGTTGCAGTGAATGATGACAGCTCGGTAAAACGTTTAAAAGGTGAAGGTCGCCCTGTAAATCCTGTTGATCGAAGAATGGCGGTATTGTCAGGTTTAGCGTCAGTTGATTGGGTTGTACCATTTTCTGAAGATACACCACAAAGGCTTATTGCAAATATTTTACCTAATATATTGGTGAAAGGTGGAGATTATAAGGTAGAAGAAATAGCCGGAGGTGAAGACGTTATTGCCGCAGGGGGGCAGGTAAAAGTGCTCAATTTCGAACAAGGTATTTCTACTACTGAAATAATAAATACTATCCGTTTAGAAGACTAG
- a CDS encoding TcpQ domain-containing protein: MMFWLKNIVFALLLIGLAYYLIANQEALFSQNDEQEITSNDNAITEKPKVSKKETNPAAEGLSRFYANLRGSEDEDQPRVRNNIVYLPAHKGDIVDILEAKRLVTRPLRKNWKSTKLNRPFRPEHTLHQKLSEYAKEEGLEVIWWLDKDFIIKDPFRIDKDIVDTAYQVGLAINGHFQDGLSTYFCYQHRTLVLIEKHKSYLDEECVKLPRKSRTRSY, from the coding sequence ATGATGTTTTGGCTAAAGAATATTGTGTTTGCACTACTGCTAATCGGGTTGGCATATTACTTAATTGCCAATCAGGAAGCACTGTTTTCACAAAATGATGAGCAAGAAATCACTTCAAACGACAATGCTATTACAGAAAAGCCTAAAGTTTCAAAAAAAGAAACAAACCCTGCTGCCGAAGGTTTATCGCGTTTTTACGCCAACTTGAGGGGGTCAGAAGATGAAGATCAACCTCGTGTAAGAAATAACATTGTGTATTTGCCTGCCCATAAAGGCGATATTGTTGACATTTTGGAAGCAAAACGTTTAGTGACTCGGCCATTAAGAAAAAACTGGAAAAGCACCAAGTTAAACAGACCATTTCGCCCTGAACACACGCTACATCAGAAGTTAAGTGAATATGCTAAAGAAGAAGGCCTAGAGGTTATTTGGTGGCTCGATAAAGATTTCATCATAAAAGACCCTTTTCGTATTGATAAAGATATTGTAGATACCGCATACCAAGTGGGCTTAGCAATCAATGGCCATTTTCAAGACGGTTTATCTACTTATTTTTGTTATCAACACCGAACATTAGTACTGATTGAAAAACATAAATCTTACTTAGATGAAGAGTGTGTTAAGTTACCGAGAAAAAGCCGAACTCGTAGTTATTAA
- the tolC gene encoding outer membrane channel protein TolC, with amino-acid sequence MKKSVTSIIIGIVCATSSAFTYAQDLLSTYELAKANDPVVLKAQAQFNASQEGIVQARSLLLPQLSANASITASERDSQNYNSDLGGFGSNITTKTDSTSYGANLNMQLYHHDTWLRLDNAKKIAHRSDISYQVAKQDLIIRVTEAYFAVLSAKDDLEFAKAEKKAIERQLEQTKQRHAVGLTAVTAVHEAQAQFDNAVTAEIRAENSVYNAEEALRVITNVYPRDLNILNTERFSVSRPSPDSANEWQQTAEAKNLDLIIEKISVDIAKESINIARAGHYPTLDLNGSYGQAKSQSDFTTGGVTQSFPESPYNDSQSVSITLRVPIYSGGATTSAVRQAQANYVAASQDLQQSHRNVVRNARNSYNTVIANVSSIKALQQSVISAESALKATEAGFEVGTRTIVDVLDSTRNLYNAKRNLSSTRYNYIQAILNLKRAGGTISEKDIVAINQGLKTAS; translated from the coding sequence ATGAAAAAATCAGTTACCTCGATAATTATCGGCATTGTATGTGCTACAAGTAGCGCTTTTACTTATGCGCAAGATCTATTATCGACTTATGAACTAGCAAAAGCGAATGACCCAGTTGTTCTTAAAGCGCAAGCACAATTTAACGCCTCTCAGGAAGGAATAGTACAAGCTCGCTCTTTATTATTACCACAACTGTCAGCAAACGCGAGCATAACAGCCAGTGAGCGTGATAGCCAAAACTACAACAGTGACTTAGGTGGCTTTGGTAGCAACATAACCACAAAAACAGACTCTACTAGTTATGGTGCTAATTTAAACATGCAGTTATACCATCATGATACTTGGTTAAGACTCGACAACGCGAAAAAAATAGCGCACAGAAGTGATATCTCGTATCAGGTTGCTAAGCAAGATTTGATCATCCGTGTTACAGAAGCATATTTTGCCGTGTTAAGTGCGAAAGATGATTTAGAGTTTGCTAAAGCTGAGAAAAAAGCCATTGAACGACAGTTAGAACAAACTAAACAACGTCACGCAGTTGGACTAACAGCAGTAACAGCTGTGCATGAAGCACAAGCGCAATTTGATAATGCGGTAACAGCAGAGATTCGCGCAGAAAATAGTGTGTATAACGCCGAAGAAGCATTACGCGTTATCACAAATGTATACCCGCGCGATCTAAACATTCTCAATACTGAGCGTTTTAGTGTTTCACGCCCATCACCAGACAGTGCGAATGAGTGGCAACAAACAGCAGAAGCAAAAAACCTCGATCTAATTATTGAGAAAATCTCAGTGGATATTGCCAAAGAAAGTATTAACATTGCTCGTGCTGGTCATTATCCCACACTCGATTTAAACGGTTCTTATGGTCAAGCTAAATCACAATCAGATTTTACTACCGGAGGCGTGACTCAGAGCTTTCCTGAATCGCCTTATAATGACAGCCAATCTGTTAGTATTACTTTAAGAGTACCAATCTATTCTGGCGGTGCTACCACAAGTGCGGTAAGACAAGCTCAAGCAAACTATGTTGCAGCAAGTCAAGACCTTCAACAGAGTCATCGAAATGTCGTTCGTAATGCAAGAAACTCTTACAATACAGTCATTGCTAATGTTTCAAGCATTAAAGCATTACAACAGTCTGTAATTTCTGCTGAAAGCGCATTAAAAGCTACTGAAGCCGGGTTTGAAGTGGGAACTCGTACCATTGTGGATGTACTAGACAGTACACGTAATTTATATAACGCTAAGCGTAATTTATCATCAACTCGATATAATTATATTCAAGCAATTTTAAATTTAAAACGTGCTGGTGGCACCATTAGTGAAAAAGATATTGTCGCAATTAACCAAGGATTAAAAACCGCAAGTTAA
- the glnE gene encoding bifunctional [glutamate--ammonia ligase]-adenylyl-L-tyrosine phosphorylase/[glutamate--ammonia-ligase] adenylyltransferase: MNKEFRKPLLPVLLTQQNSNWQQFCEQYPEIATEFSTKVAPQRVADFKQAIALSDFIYCSALQAPEVITALFASDDIYQATKPNYQDMLNERLASCDSEEILHHMLRQFRMREMVAIAFADMILDISLDESLSRLSALADSLILSALNWLSHACYKTLGKPLNRKGELQPLLVYGMGKLGGRELNFSSDIDLIFVYPEAGETQGGRKSVDNHNFFTRLGQKLITALNQKTADGFVYRVDMRLRPFGDSGPLVLSFNAMEDYYQEQGRDWERYAMLKARLIGEGKYHGTLSSMLRPFVYRRYIDFSVIDSLRRMKMMIAQEVRRKQLNNNIKLGAGGIREIEFIVQVFQLIRGGRTKALQQRNLLSVLPELVNHEEISEHSKQVLEKAYRFLRRVENIVQALHDEQTQTLPDSALDQSRLLHVLGDDAFPSWPQFLAYTHKLMAAVHQEFTLLIGEESPSEQDIDDHWADLWDGDWSKEETIEWIANHESEWHGEKVYQLLVDFKRDVDRRSVGSRGRQVLDKLMPQLLTKISEFQANERCIERVLWILAKIVTRTAYLELLFENVGALKHLVKLCHASHWMAEHIAKYPIILDELIDPKLLHNPPTLDSYANELRQQFLRIPEDDLEAQMESLRQFKQAQQLRIAAADIADVLPVTKVSGHLTALAEAVIAEVINMAWQQTEEKYGVPTALPDNNKGFAVIGYGKVGGIELSYSSDLDLVFVHNHDINDMTNGVKQVAAGQFYAKVAQRMMHIFNTRTASGILYELDMRLRPSGNSGVLVVSLPTFAQYQKDEAWTWEHQALVRARVVYGDEQIASQFNKIRCAVLAKDRELTTLKQDVINMREKMRNHLDKSDDAVVDIKQGKGGLVDIEFLAQYLVLSHGSQFPEICYFSDNLRIFKALSKYKVIEKVQQQALAECYCQLRDFGHKTSLQQEDNKLPKQKFDALTQPIITIINQFFREPSSGS; this comes from the coding sequence TTGAATAAAGAATTTCGCAAACCTCTTTTACCTGTTTTGTTAACACAACAAAACAGCAACTGGCAGCAATTTTGTGAACAATACCCCGAAATAGCAACGGAATTTTCAACTAAGGTGGCACCACAACGTGTTGCTGACTTCAAACAAGCTATTGCCTTAAGTGACTTTATTTATTGTTCCGCATTACAAGCACCCGAAGTGATCACCGCTTTGTTTGCATCAGATGATATCTACCAAGCTACAAAGCCTAATTATCAGGATATGCTAAATGAACGATTAGCTAGTTGTGACAGTGAAGAAATATTACATCATATGTTGCGACAGTTTCGCATGCGGGAAATGGTTGCAATTGCCTTTGCTGATATGATTTTGGATATATCACTGGATGAGTCGCTTTCTAGATTGTCTGCGTTAGCGGATAGCTTGATTTTATCTGCATTAAATTGGCTCTCTCATGCCTGTTATAAAACGCTCGGGAAGCCCCTTAATCGCAAAGGAGAATTACAGCCACTACTCGTGTATGGCATGGGAAAATTAGGCGGTAGAGAACTAAATTTTTCATCAGATATTGATCTTATTTTCGTTTATCCCGAAGCGGGGGAAACGCAAGGCGGCCGAAAGTCGGTCGATAATCACAATTTTTTTACGCGTTTGGGGCAAAAGCTCATTACCGCGTTAAATCAAAAAACAGCCGATGGCTTTGTTTACCGCGTTGATATGCGCCTACGTCCTTTTGGTGACAGTGGTCCCTTAGTGCTTAGTTTTAATGCCATGGAAGACTATTATCAAGAACAAGGGCGAGATTGGGAGCGCTATGCGATGTTAAAAGCGCGCTTAATTGGTGAAGGTAAATACCATGGTACGTTAAGTAGCATGCTTCGCCCGTTTGTTTATCGCCGTTATATCGATTTTAGCGTTATTGACAGTTTACGTCGTATGAAAATGATGATTGCTCAAGAGGTAAGGCGTAAACAGCTTAATAACAACATTAAATTAGGTGCTGGTGGTATTCGTGAAATCGAATTTATTGTGCAGGTATTTCAACTGATTCGTGGAGGGCGGACAAAGGCGTTACAGCAACGCAATCTGTTATCGGTATTGCCTGAATTAGTCAATCATGAAGAAATTTCTGAACATAGTAAACAAGTACTAGAGAAAGCATATCGCTTTTTACGCCGAGTGGAAAACATTGTACAAGCACTACATGATGAACAAACGCAAACACTGCCTGATTCAGCACTGGATCAAAGTAGGCTACTTCATGTATTAGGTGATGATGCTTTTCCAAGTTGGCCGCAATTTTTAGCATACACACATAAATTAATGGCAGCAGTACACCAAGAGTTTACGTTGTTAATTGGCGAAGAAAGTCCGAGTGAGCAAGATATTGATGATCATTGGGCTGATTTATGGGATGGAGATTGGTCAAAAGAAGAAACGATTGAATGGATCGCCAATCACGAGTCAGAGTGGCATGGCGAAAAGGTATATCAGCTATTAGTTGACTTTAAGCGTGATGTTGATCGGCGTTCAGTAGGAAGTAGGGGGCGTCAGGTTCTTGATAAATTGATGCCACAACTACTAACCAAAATTTCTGAATTTCAAGCTAATGAACGATGTATTGAACGTGTATTGTGGATATTAGCAAAAATTGTCACACGAACTGCGTATTTAGAATTGCTTTTTGAAAATGTTGGCGCGCTTAAACATCTGGTAAAACTTTGCCATGCTAGTCATTGGATGGCAGAGCACATTGCTAAATACCCTATTATATTAGATGAGCTGATCGACCCTAAATTATTGCATAATCCACCCACACTCGACAGTTATGCAAATGAACTACGGCAGCAATTTTTACGTATTCCTGAAGATGATTTAGAAGCACAAATGGAATCATTACGCCAATTTAAGCAAGCACAACAATTGCGAATTGCCGCAGCAGATATAGCTGATGTATTACCCGTAACTAAAGTAAGTGGTCATTTGACGGCATTGGCTGAAGCGGTCATTGCCGAAGTGATTAATATGGCGTGGCAACAAACCGAAGAAAAATATGGTGTGCCTACAGCTTTGCCTGATAATAACAAAGGCTTTGCTGTTATCGGTTATGGTAAAGTCGGAGGAATTGAACTTAGTTATAGCTCAGATCTAGATCTGGTTTTTGTGCACAATCATGACATTAATGATATGACTAACGGTGTAAAGCAAGTAGCAGCTGGCCAGTTTTATGCGAAAGTTGCGCAACGAATGATGCATATTTTTAATACCCGTACAGCATCAGGCATATTATATGAATTAGATATGCGCTTGCGACCTTCTGGAAATTCAGGTGTCTTGGTGGTTAGTTTGCCTACCTTTGCACAATATCAAAAGGATGAAGCATGGACATGGGAACATCAAGCGTTGGTCAGAGCAAGGGTTGTTTATGGAGATGAACAAATTGCCTCACAATTCAATAAAATACGTTGTGCAGTGTTAGCGAAAGATCGTGAGTTAACAACATTAAAACAAGATGTTATTAACATGCGCGAAAAAATGCGAAACCATCTTGATAAGTCTGATGACGCAGTTGTCGATATTAAGCAAGGAAAAGGAGGGTTAGTTGATATCGAGTTTTTAGCACAATATCTTGTACTAAGTCATGGCAGTCAATTTCCTGAGATTTGTTACTTTTCTGATAATTTACGTATATTTAAAGCGTTATCAAAATATAAAGTGATTGAGAAGGTACAACAACAAGCATTAGCAGAATGTTATTGTCAATTACGAGATTTTGGTCATAAAACTAGCTTACAACAAGAAGATAATAAATTACCAAAGCAAAAATTTGATGCATTAACACAGCCGATTATTACCATCATTAACCAGTTTTTTCGAGAGCCATCTTCAGGTAGTTAA